A window from Pirellulales bacterium encodes these proteins:
- a CDS encoding class I SAM-dependent methyltransferase, translating into MADTASEKPLPPPLQFYKEREIAPYMTFHGADWLVRKERQSEEDCAKLLKALKLKPGQTVCDMGCGNGFYTLKMSRLVGDKGRVLAVDIQPEMLSLLDKQIKGKHIKNIDPVLSTPIDPGLPEGKVDLILIVDVYHEFSYPEEMLRAMRKSLAPGGRIALAEYRLEDPTVPIKLLHKMSKQQILKEYEPAGYKLAEQYDELPWQHLMFFERDESANPDEQRPGD; encoded by the coding sequence GTGGCCGACACGGCGTCAGAAAAGCCGCTCCCTCCGCCGTTGCAGTTCTACAAGGAGCGCGAGATCGCCCCTTACATGACGTTCCACGGCGCCGACTGGCTGGTGCGCAAAGAGAGACAATCGGAAGAAGACTGCGCGAAACTTCTCAAGGCACTCAAACTCAAGCCGGGCCAGACCGTCTGCGACATGGGCTGCGGCAACGGATTCTATACGCTCAAGATGTCGCGCCTGGTCGGCGACAAGGGACGCGTGCTGGCCGTTGATATCCAGCCCGAGATGCTCAGCCTTCTGGACAAGCAAATCAAGGGCAAGCACATCAAGAATATCGACCCAGTATTGAGCACGCCGATCGATCCGGGCTTGCCAGAGGGTAAAGTCGATTTGATCCTAATCGTGGACGTGTACCACGAGTTTTCCTACCCCGAGGAAATGCTGCGGGCGATGCGCAAAAGCCTTGCGCCCGGCGGCCGGATTGCGCTGGCGGAATACCGTCTGGAGGATCCTACCGTTCCGATCAAGCTGCTGCACAAAATGAGCAAACAGCAGATCCTCAAGGAGTACGAACCGGCCGGTTACAAGCTGGCCGAGCAATACGACGAGCTGCCGTGGCAGCATCTCATGTTCTTCGAGCGTGATGAATCGGCCAACCCGGACGAGCAGCGTCCTGGCGATTGA